The following proteins are co-located in the Paenibacillus sp. JNUCC32 genome:
- a CDS encoding DoxX family protein, whose amino-acid sequence MGSYSSAGTFIIRVILGVIFMAHGLDKFQSGIGNIEGFFASLGIPAFMATVVAIIEIVGGIALIIGLGTRIASLILGVVLVVAIFQAKLGMGFLGGYELDIALLAMALHLILSGSSLLSVDSLFSKKNKA is encoded by the coding sequence ATGGGTAGTTATTCTTCTGCAGGCACTTTCATTATTCGGGTGATTCTGGGGGTCATCTTTATGGCTCACGGTTTGGATAAATTCCAGAGCGGCATCGGGAATATCGAAGGATTCTTCGCAAGTCTGGGAATCCCTGCTTTTATGGCTACCGTTGTAGCCATTATCGAAATCGTGGGCGGAATTGCGCTGATTATCGGTTTGGGAACGAGAATCGCTTCTCTGATTCTTGGGGTCGTGCTTGTCGTGGCGATTTTTCAGGCGAAGCTGGGCATGGGTTTCCTGGGTGGCTATGAACTGGATATCGCGCTGCTGGCCATGGCCCTACATCTTATTCTTAGCGGCAGCAGCCTGCTCTCGGTTGATTCGCTGTTCAGCAAGAAGAACAAAGCCTAA
- a CDS encoding AraC family transcriptional regulator produces the protein MDIAFRFPNMIQTLQVTGCHFDSQPPGWSYPRHHHHLFELLYCLEGEVLQEIHRDSIQLREGEWLLIKSGVPHQTSNASNKQYGYFNVHFDLDDAEIRSSLSAAPYRHIRQHESERSKLAAYVQELEGIVRRSQPAAHSVRPENQPSDYNLTFEDRLLLQSYTLLIIHDVLSLLKRQDALKPPRALFAAAGTPKPSSLLAADAAHAIEAKLSSGLTEEISVMAVSQELNLSRSQCSKLFRQVYGISPRQYISRQKLSLAKELLVTTHLPMNAIADKLGFRSASHFSRQFRRWTGQSPTEYRPRH, from the coding sequence ATGGATATCGCTTTTCGCTTTCCCAATATGATTCAAACGCTGCAGGTAACAGGATGCCATTTTGATTCCCAGCCCCCAGGCTGGAGCTATCCGAGGCATCACCATCACCTGTTCGAGCTGCTATACTGTCTGGAAGGCGAAGTCCTGCAGGAAATTCATCGGGATTCCATTCAGCTCCGCGAAGGGGAATGGCTTCTGATCAAATCCGGGGTGCCCCATCAAACCTCGAATGCATCCAACAAGCAGTATGGGTACTTCAATGTTCATTTCGATCTGGATGATGCAGAAATTCGAAGCTCATTATCCGCTGCCCCTTACCGACATATTCGCCAGCACGAAAGCGAGCGCAGCAAACTGGCTGCCTACGTTCAAGAGCTGGAAGGAATCGTCCGGCGCAGCCAGCCGGCAGCCCATTCGGTCCGACCGGAGAACCAGCCGAGCGATTACAATCTTACTTTTGAGGACAGGCTTCTGCTCCAGTCCTACACCCTGCTCATCATCCATGATGTGCTCTCTCTCTTGAAGAGGCAGGATGCGCTGAAGCCGCCCCGCGCTTTATTTGCGGCAGCAGGCACCCCTAAACCATCCTCCCTGCTTGCAGCGGATGCGGCTCATGCCATCGAAGCGAAGCTGTCGTCGGGATTGACCGAAGAGATATCGGTCATGGCTGTGTCCCAAGAGCTTAACTTAAGCCGAAGCCAATGCTCCAAGTTATTCCGCCAAGTGTACGGGATCTCGCCAAGACAATATATCAGCCGCCAGAAGCTCAGTCTGGCCAAAGAGCTGCTGGTCACGACCCATCTGCCGATGAACGCAATCGCCGACAAACTCGGTTTTCGCTCAGCCAGCCATTTTTCCAGGCAATTCCGCCGCTGGACCGGGCAGTCGCCGACCGAATACCGGCCCAGGCACTAA